GGGACTCTCGCAGCCATTATGGGATCCAGCACTGCCCACACTTGCGCCACAATCACCGGTGGAGccaccgcctccgccgccgccaccacccATCTGCTGAAGACCAGCTAGGCCGCCGCCGGACTTTAGGTCTAGCGAGCCGCCGATAGAGGAACGCGAACCACTGCCCGTTGTCATCTGTGCAATTGCCGGCGGAATACCGTGCTTGGAGACCAAGTGGCGCACCATGTGGTACTTGCGACGGAAACGAGAGCTGCAAAACTCGCAATTGAATCGGGGCGGAATGCCAATGCATTCATCGCGCATATGGCGCTGCAGATGGCGCTTGCGGAGATAACTCTTGTTGCAGACGGCGCAGTGGAAACGCTCCTTGTATTGATCCTGATCCGCATCATCGCTGCCAAAAACGCTGTGCTTGTAGTCGTACTTCAGGTCTGGTGGGTTCGAACCAAATCGAATCCCGGCGATCGGTGGTTAGTGGTGTGGTGTGTTGTGATGTGATGTGAATGGTGTGTATTTGTGTGGTTTTGGTGATGATGTCGGTGGTTTCGGGTTTGATTATTTGTGATTTGGGAAGATTAAAGtcgtttcgattcgatttgattggtttttggttttgatgTTTTGTGGGGGTTgtatgaaatgaaaatgaaaagaaaataaaaagaaacatGTGTGAAAAATCATAAACAAGGTCCAGAATTAGGCTTAATGTAATTGATTGGCATAAACAAGACTCAAATGTTCGCTTTCAATTTTGTTTATGAACTTAActtaaaactaaacttaaatgttaaattttgttgcatttgtttttgAGAAGTTGAAGGAAAACTAATACAAATTATACAATTCAATAACTAAATCAAGTTTACATAATGATACTAATTCATTATCAACATAAACTACAGCAGAGGCTACACTAAACAATTTTCAAGGaaaacaataattaaaataaatacatataaaatactttctataacaaaaatacataaaataagATTAAAAATATCTATTAAATAACGAATATCAAATACTTATCGGATTAGAATGTTagaaattgtaaacaaaactTGTAATTCAAGGTTAAaccttttaaattaaaaaaaaaacctaaaaGTTTTAAactttgttttaaaaattatacaatGGAATTTTGATTAAACattttgatcttttttttaatatgttttCCTAAAGGGGTTGTTTTGAGGTCTGGTGTTGTTGGTCTCCAAAGGTAATGGTAATTCTGGCATCATTCGCTCTAAAAAatacattattaaaaatttatatcGGTGATAAAAAATCAACTTTCATTTCAATAAATATTCGTACACATATATTTAACTTCAGATATTGACTTAGCACAGACACAGAACAATAGAGCGAGATTAAACAACGTTTCTTAACTAGAATAAGGATGTTTTACGTAGATGTATAACAGCCAATTTGATCTCGATCTTGGAATCACATTCCGCCTAAATCCTAGACTTTCTTCAGCTGATGAATGCCGTGCTTCTGCCTAAGGTGCAGCTTCAAATCGTATCGCCACGAACAGCTAAAGTTGCAGAACTCGCAATGAAACTGAACACTGGTCTTTTTGGCCGCCAAGGATGAGCTGCTATTGCCGCTACTGTTGTTGGTGTTggcgttgctgctgctgcttgtgtTGCCGCTGGCAGAAATGTGATTACGCTGCGGTTTGCTGGTAGACGACGTACGTATGCCGCTATTCAGCAGATTGGCCAACTGAAAGGAGGCTGCTGCCGCAGACATGTGACAACCACTGCAGTTGCTGACGTTGCAATGgagctgctggtgctgctgacCGGTCACTTGCAAGTGGTTTACAATGGCCTCCGCCTGGCCAGAGTTTCCACATTTGAACATTCTGCGTATCGTTACTTCTGGCTCGCATATctcagcagcagcaccgcagttgctattgctgctgctgttgctgtgatgctgctgcagcaagTTCTGATGGTTGAGGTTCTGGTGGTTTGCTGTGCTGGCTGCGGTCTGATGCTCCGCCGGCTTCTTGCTGGCCGCACTGGCCGCTGCTATAACTGCCGTGGCATAATTACAGTAAAGCGTCCTTAAATCTGTAAGAATTGTGATTGGGTTTTTGTCTAAGATTTGCTGAGACTGTTTAACGATTCTTACAGAGAGTACAGAGAGAGTCAGAGAAAGGAGTAGAGTTGAGAAATAGAGATATGGCGGGTGGTGTTGTGTGGATATGTTCGTGTTGTGTCCTCGATGTtctattgtttttctttctttcttttttgaCTTGATTGGGGTTTGGTTGGGTTTCATTTTTTACAGTGTGTTGTTGTTTGGCTTATAGCTACGCTTTGTATTATGCAATATATAATGTGGATTAGGTTAACCGACGCCGCCATTACATGGATATACATTTTGCCGCAGTTAAAACTTAAGTTAAACTTAAAGGTAAACACAAAAATAATCAACTTTGGCACCAACGAAATGTTCGAGAAAATGTTATTTACCAAAAAATTatcaagaaattaaattacaattGAAACTGTGTCTCAACTTTTTCGTATTTGTTTCATGCATCAATTGAAAAACGCATTTGTTGTGGTTTGGTTTATAAAAAAcgttgcatttatttttagttaatagctttctcctttttttattttatacaaaatatatatatactttttttgtaatattatTTGATTAGTTCTCAACTTTTTGATTTTGCGCTGGAAAAAGAAATACTCATATATTTTGGTTGTGCGACAGccaaataaatgtattaaacaTCATATAATAAATGCAGGAAAAATAAAGAATTTTGCAAGCCAAAAGGTCAAAGTTCAACCGCTGCTCTTTGGTTAATTTAATTAGTAGTAGTAGAGATTTTCAGTGGACAGGATAGCGTTCTTTACGCGTCTTTTACTCGAAATGGAGGTAGAGAGGAGAACCCGCCCCTCAGTTCAAATTGCTATCCCTCCTACAATCCCTCCCCGTTAAGCAGTTCAGTGGAGGTAGTGGAGTTGCCGCTGGCCAccactgcagctgcagctgccacTTGATGGAGAGCCTGCTGTAGAAGGGCCTGCTGCCGCAGTTGCTGCCGGTAATAGTTACTGGTGGACTCCTCTgttgttatatgtgattgcTGATGCTGCGGGAGTTCATCCTCATCGTCATCTTCGACTAGGTAGGCGTGCTGATGATCCTCATCCGCAGCGGCCACAGATCCATCGTCCAGCATGTCCACCAGATCTACAATTTCCGTCTCGGGCTTCTGATCCTCTCCGTCGCCGGCTGAGGCAGCCGCAGCTGCAGCTCTTTGCTGACGCTTGAACAACGATCGCATGGCTATCTCCGGATGCTTTTTGCGTACATGCTGGCGCAGATGATCTGCCCGCTTCGTGCGATGACCGCAGACGGAGCACACCATGCTCTTTCCCTTGCCGCACTCCTGGCGCAGGTGGCGCCGCAAGGTTCCGTGCCTTCGATAAGTTCTATAGCACTGCGGGCACGTAAAGCTCTCCTCCTGACCCCCACTTCCTGCTCCGGCACCTACACTATTTCCGCCGGCTAATAATCCTTGAAAGTGATCAAATTGCGGCGCATGAAAGTGATGCAAGGATCCCGATCCCTGGTGATAGTCATCGCTGCTGCCATCCATCAGCTCCAGCTTGCTGCCATTTAGATGATTCTGCTGGCTTGAGGAGGAGTCGTCTATCAGCTGCAGGcctgaaatttgtttttgtttttcgtttggtattttcatattttctcAGTTTCGAATTCTGTTTTCTATAATTTTCCTTGCGATTTTCTGTTTTTAAAACGTTAATTAAAcgttaattttatttttggtaaatCATGCGTTTACTTCATTATCGAAGGTTAAGATTTGGTTTCGTTTAgttgtttatttttcaagGCAAAACAAgcaatttgttattttttagtttttcaaaATGCCAGATTAGTTTCGAAagcattattatttttgtttcgtggtaaattaataaattaatttctgcTCGgcattaaacaaaaacaaatttcaaacaggcatatatgtataaaaaaacAATTGCACAGCAGCATGGCAAAATAAAAGGGAAGGAGAGCGGGCGTTAGGTTAAAGATTAATCTTAGGTGGAGCAAGATGTAGAAAGGTGGGTCGGGATTTAGAGAAAAGACAGATACCTCATCACGAGAAAAGGGAGTTTTCCTTTGTTGGTGTGTTGTTTGTTCGGGTGTGTGATTTATGAAAAAAGGAGCTTATATGGAGAGAAAATGTAAGTGTGGATCTGTTTTTGAGCAAGCAAAAATATAACATATACAGATATCATATGGCTTTATAGGTGGTTGATCATGGGACACGCGAGAAAGAAGTCGAGTCAAAATTGAAGAAAAGAGTTCCCAGGGCAATTTATAAATTGGCATCGTTATCTTAACGTTTTTAATGGCTTTTTTGATCAGtctaaaacaaatatttggtATTGTGCTTCTTGACCTTGCAATGCCGATTCAGCGAGTCCTTACGCTTGAATCCAGCATCGCAAACCTGACACCGGAAGTTCTCCAGCATCCCGCACTCGAACTCCAGGTGCCGTTTCAATGCGGATAACCTGGTGTAAGCGTTCGGACACTGTGGACACTGGAGCTTCCCATCGTCCCGCATATCCGCGTTTCTCGCCAGATTCGCCGCCGAGCTGCTCCGCACCGTTGGCGGTGGAATGCTCTTCTTGGTGGTGCTGCTACTACTGTTTGCCGCCTTCCTTCTCCGCGATCGCAGCTTTCCACGTCGCAGTTGCACCACAGGTGTAACCACTGCAAGTGGTGGCGAAGCTGGCGGCGATTCAACAACCACGGGTGGCGGTATCGGTGGCGGCGGCATTTCGCTGTCATAGTAAAACATTTGATTCAAACTCAATTCGAGCAGACctgcaattaaatgtttgAGCAAAGGGGAGATAGAGAAACAAAACACataaaagccagaaaaacaGAGAACAGAATGGAAAAAAGCGAGCAATCGACAGACAAAGctttatatttcaaacacACAAACTTCGAAAATCACAGTGTTGCCAACTTCACTATCTTAACGTTATATGCAAGGTCAAACCAGACTGTCTGTGTGACATATcaaagaaatcaaaacaatgGTGTAATTTTTTCctaatgtttttgtttagcAATAGTATGAAAATGTTTTACAAATTTCATCAATTCTAGATCAATCGCTAAAGAATACTCTCAAATTCCCAGTTTTAAGCAATGTAATTTCCAATGATCAGAAAATGTAAAGTATTTATTGAAGTCTATTAGCTAAACTACATCTAACAGTCAGTCTACATCTACGAGTCATGGACACATCATGCCTAATTAAGAAATGCACTAAACAAAATTGTCTCTAGGTTATGGATAATTGTAAttcttaaataattaaatctCTCGTCTACTTGAATTGATTGTCTTGTCTATGAAGTACATAAAATTGTTTGCTGGCAACACTGGAATCCCTTCAATCACTCAATCAAATCCACTTCTAACCACTTCACCTGGTCCACTCAACTTCCACTTAGCCACGATCTAAGATACAGAAGAACCACAAGTTGAAAATCTACCCAAGTTTATTGTAGTTTTATGTTGAGTGTGTTGTGTTCTAATAAGATGAGTGTACGGGTGTTTTACATCGGTTACACTTTTATCCTTATAAACTGAACTATTCCCTCTTTTGGACGCCTTTGTGCACATAGTAGTAGTGATCTTGCAGCTTGAAATTATAGTGGAAACGACGTTCGCACATGCGGCACACATACTTCTTCGGCTGATTGCACTCTTTGCGCATGTGACGCCTCAATGTGCCTAGGACTTGGTAGCGACGTCCACACGTCTGGCACACGAATGGAGCCGCATCCGCCGAATCCGCCAACTtgcatttcgatttcgattttgatATGGAAGCGGTGGTAGCCGATGCGCTTGTGGATGTGGAGGGATCATTTTCACCGCTGCTGGTATTTCTAGAGGAAACGGAAATATCATCATCGGCTTTTGGGATACAGATTCATCATGAAAGGATCCAAAATCCAAGCGCCAATCGCCTATCAAAATTTACCTGCACGATGAAGAGGTAGCCGCCATCAACGTGCGCTTACGCCTGGACATCATGTGCGTGGCACTGACGGAAGTGGATATCGCCGTAGCGATGGCCAGGGTGGCCTTTCTTCTGGCCAGACGCATCGAGCTACCGCGCACCGCGGTGATTTTGGGCACAACCATTGAGTCTGCAACCAATGGAccaatatttcaaatgcggATAGGGGACAGAAAGACCCAAAAATATCGACTccgaaaccaaaaacaaatgaaaaaacAAACTGTGTATGCTTAACCTCTCACTGACAAACATTAGCTTCTagaaggaaaaacatttaaatccgaattttttttatacttttgCATTGTAGTTTAAGAAAATGTTCTTTTCTTTCATCgatttataaaaatcattgttgaataaaatttacaaagtaGCACATTCTTTGAGCGACAAGCAACACAGAGACTGAACACAAATTCATAAATAAGCATTTACGATCCAACAAACTTAAAAACCATTTTCCTATTAGGTATTTGTCTAGGTGGTTAAATGTTTTCTAGATTTGTTTACGTTTAAAGGTCAGTTTAATTTCTACTGTAAGCCGTTTTTGTCGAAGAAAAAAGCTCTATTCTGTCCTATCCTTCTATATAgccaagaaaaacaacaaatatgTAATGGGAATTAGCGCAAGAGAGGTAAGAAGTCTTAATATAAGATACATAATCCAACTACAACTAACTTAAGATGAGAGTAAATTCTTTCACATAAACTACATTAAAATGCGGATCCAAGGATACATGTATAACAAACGTTTAAATTTCTCCAAAAACATTCACACACATGAACTAACAAAAAGCAAGGACTGCAagtaaataatttgtttttccacTTGTGGTTTGCGTGATGTGATAAAAGCTTTGGGCACATTGCAAgttacacaaaaaaaataacaaaaatattatCTGTCGAATTTGCCTGTTGTTTTGCGTATGTATGCAACGTGCCTGTGTAAATTGGGTCAAGGCCATGCAAACAGCTTTCAACTGGGCCAAAACCAGAAATAGGGAGAGAAATGGTGGGCGTTAAAggcgaaaaacaaaattttcaaaaccTATTTTGGTAAAATCAGGCTATACGATTGCAAAACTATCTAATTTGCGCAATATCTTTATTTCACATAATTGCCATTACTACACTAGTGTTCATATCATATTACTAATGTACAAATAGTGCGAAACATTTAAGCAAAATACGTTTCCAACAACCGAACAGTTATGATTCAGCATTGACTCAAGTAAAATCAAGTCTCTAATAACGACTCTCTACCAACGCATACTTGGTTATACAACCTTAAGTCAAGCAAGATTATAAATTCTCGTCATAATGAAGCACTCTATCGAAAGTATCGCGAATAAAGCTGTTTTTCGAACCACTATCTCACACACCAATCAAAAACTTTCTGCGTGTGAAGAAATTCTCATCGAAAAATCCCAAACTTGATTATTTATGCAACCATTGCCTTTAATTGTTAAAGCAGAATCGCATCGTATCATTATTGACTTTACACGGATGCAgaacaaaattttaaaaatagcaaGCGCGAAGGAAACggcgaaaacaaacaaaaaatcaagCAAACGAGATACATTCACACAGATATGAACATTAATATTACCGCTTCAGTCGTCTGTCCTCTTCACCACCCCCATCCCGCGATCATGTGAACAATGCTgattaaagaaaaaattcacAACCTCACACATAGAAACACATTATAATTTAGCCGACCTTGAACTTGAACGAATGCTTCGGGCATTGTTGTATCATTTGTTGTTCTTTCTGATTAACAATTAACAGAACGAGCGTAGAAAGAGAGGGCCGGTAAAAGAGGATGGTTAGAATAGGATAAGGAGCTAAACCACAGCAGTTTCATGTAcattaaaattagatattctTTTTAAATATCTCACAGCGAACCAAAGAGTTTATAAATTAAGTGGGCAAACAAGATTGTCACAGAAGAACCGACTAACCAAAAGAGAGAAACATGGAGGGGAGAAAAGCTTTTAAAGCTTTTTAAGAATTACTTGCTTTATTGACCATTAAGAAGCGATTAGGGAAACCCCATGATTTTTTGCTTCAAAGGTTGATCGATTATTGCTTCGGATCAGTTATAGAAAGTGTTTTAAAactaataatatataaatataattagtTTGTCATACCACATATATCTTGCACAAATGGACCTTTCAACAAAAAATATCAAACGATCCATGAATTTAGGGTTTCCTACTAAGTTATTTAGTGACTCATCATTTCCACTTCCTCTGATTTTTCTTTTCATTGATTTGGCAAACAGGATAAATGTAAAAATGCAACGTTGCAGTGTTGTCTATATGGATATGTATGTAAGGATCGGTGGAATTTCTTGCGAGAATGTATTTTTCGGTGTTTGGTGTTTGTTTGGCAACGCTTCAAGCAATTTtgtaaaacaaacaaacgccaaacgcaaaatgaaattttaagaaaaatatatatacaatgtAAATTTAAGGTGTACACTTAGAAATAAATCGGAAGAGTAGAGACTGGAGGTTACACTATAGCTTACCCTGAAAGTCCATCgactcattttttttttttttttttttttttgaagagAGCGCTTGTAgatattttctttatatagCACATTACCTGGAATCGCTGTAAAATGATTTTGGTTTCTATGAGGTATGAATGTTGATCTGGGAAGGCGGATAATTGGTAATACTTGGAGGATTAAAGGAAGGGTTGATAGGATAGGATATTTTCGGAGTCAAAcaaaaatgaacttaaaataaaaaatttacttcattCTTGTCTTTTACTTCGCCCAACCGATACCGTTGGGCGGAGCATACTCACCTGGACACGCACCTGATATTTCCGTGACGCAGTTGGATGGTTGAGTACAGTTGGATCTCGTCAAGTTACCCAAAGCTGCAAGTGTACCTCACCATCTTGGATGGTTACGTGCTTTGTTTTGGCAACGACTTGAGACCTCCGGCAGCTGATCCTCCTCCAAAGCGGCGATCCTTCAGTACCAGGTTCCATCCGAGCGGTCTTCTAGCttattttttcacttttcacttaaCTCAATAAAGggttttttaaagtttttaacaACGACGTACATTTGAAGTTATGGGAAAAAGAATGCCCAAACTTACAAAATGTAAAAACGCGTAAGAAAGTTTCGCGCGCGTTACTTGCATCGGAAAAGCTTACAATCTAgctttaaaactaaaaacaaatcCGTAAGGAAAATAAACAATCAAAAAAAGTCCCGTCAAccaaaataaagcaaaatatatatgtatatatagagaTAGTactaaaatacaatttaaaacTGCATGCGtattttcataataatatgTAAAGTAAAAACATGTGTAAAAAACATTAGCACGCGCTGAGAGTTCTAAAGTAGAGGACAATCAAAATGGAATGGCACAAAGTATAGTATGACAAATGAAAGATTGAATGTGTTTGTTTGCGAAAGTTCTCGGGTGTGGTGTGATATGCTttgaaaatgcaaacaaaGTTAAGGCGAACAAACATAATCGAGTTTTGCTAGAAATGCTGGAAGTGTGGCCAAACTTTGCAATCTTTTGACACGACTGTACTGTGAGAGAGCTTTCTTTGTGAAGGGAAAATACATGTGGACGGAGCCctgcacactcacacacacgcactatACACACAAtggcacacgcacacaaacagcTTACAGAGGGAAATAGCGAGCGAGAGAGATCACAACGCACACAAATAGAACACTGTTGATACGTAAATTTAAACACTAACTTAAAAGATAAGGGCATTTCTTCGAGATTTCTGCCTAGGACAAAGCTGCAGTGTGGGTGgttgtgtgtttgtgggtgAGTCATTGTGACCATGGTTTATGAATTATTATGAAAGGTACtttcaatttatatttcctgTTTAATTACTCTGCAGCTAACGGCATAATGTCGGAAAGAGGGGAGTTCAGGTGGGGGAGGAAGAAAGATAGGGCGAGCAACTAAAAATGTTGGGAATGTATAATTATGCGATTTATATATACGGTAAGATAAAATTAAGCAAAAGTAAGAGTTAATCAAACACCAATTGTAATGAAACGTATTACGAAAATTCAACAACAAATGATCATACATGGaatcatacatatatatagataatGATAAAATGAGAATGTTAGGGGATGGTTGGTGGTTGGGTTTTGTGGTATATAGCAATTATATATGTTTGTGGTGTGAGTGGTAAAtgtttctcattttcttttcaaaagtgtgtgtgtgttaaaaattaattataatagatATGTACAAAAAAAGATTACTAGTTATACGAATTATGTGTgtcataattaaaaaaatattagttTTGTAAAAAATCATATTAAGTAAAGAAAGAGTTTTTAAGTAATACTTTCAACTTGCACAAATTATTCTTGTTTCGGGTTAATTTATCTGTGACGAATTGAGCGACgcaggcaaaaacaaaacattatCAAAACCAGCATTGCAAATTcctcataaaaaaaaactcaaataAGAGTCGTAAATTGTTGctcttcattattaattttgctgtttttcatattgttttttttttctctgcgcCAAACTCTCGCTCACAAATCTTGTTATTTTGGGTTTGTATTTGTACTTTTTCTTGTTGCTTGCTTTTTTCGTCTGCTATCTTGTTGAAAATCATATTTGAACAAATTCTACGACTTTTTCATCTTTTTTCTTCTTCAACGTTTTAGAGCTTTTTTCGGAGCACGACTTTTGTTTGTGTAGTGTACATTAAAATGGGCAaaagtaaatttgtatatttaaatgttgGTGTGAAAAAAATGGAGTTGTGACCTTGAAAAGTTGGATTTCAATCTTTAATCTGCATTTGAATTTAAGCTTGTTGTTTGTCGTGCTCGCTGATTCGAAAAAACATCTCGTCTAATACTTCTAGGCTAAGCTATACTTTTTGCTTTTTCATTTGTTCATAGCTCATATTATCGATTTCAGAGGCAACAAACACTCACCTTGGGGATCCCGTTGCTGTGCATCCTGTGCCATTAGTCCAAGTTCATCCTGAGATCTGTCGTGCTGCCATGTTGCATATGCTATTGGAGAAAAAACACATATTAGTTATAAGGAAACAAGAAAAAGAATAGGATGCAAACTCACTTTGACTAGATCCTTCGCCACCCTGGCTGGTGCCGGCCGTCTGGTCCAGCTCCTCCATTGTCATGTCCTCCTCGTCCAGTGTCAAATCCTCAACGTTCTCATCGTGCGCATCGTCATCGTATTCGGCTTTGGGTTCAATAACCATTTCGGAGCCCACTGATGACACGCTGTTGTCTTTGATCTTATGTTTGTGATTCGACGACGATTTGTCCACAACGCTGGCCAGCTGCTTTACCACAACTCCGGCATGGACGGCGGATGCAGAGGCGGAGGCGGAATTGGGTCCGCTGGCGGAGTTTGGTCCGCCAACGGCACTACCCTCATCAATGTCCTCGTCATCGCCTTGGACGCCTTGGGCGCCACCTTGGCTCTGGGCTTGTACATTCTCGGTGTTAATGGCATCGCTTGTGGTCTGCgcctgctgctggtgctgatgCAGATGGGCCTGTTGTACGGCGGCCGCTGACGCAGATGCTCCGCTCGCTGGGGCGGCTGTCGAGGATGTTAGTTTAGCGCTTTCAGTCTTTTTGGTAACGTTGGTGCTGGTCAatggctgctgttgttgggTCGACGACGCTTGGCTGCTGGTTCCGGCTGCCGGTCCGCTGGACAACTGGGTGGTGACCAAAGCGGAGACGGCCAAACCGGCGCCTGTCTGCTGGAGGATTGACTGATTCGAGGCGGCAGCTTGTAACACGGACGAGTTTGAGTTGTCGTGGGCatctacaaaaataaaaacaattttaataaataacttTATACTTAGAAAGAAATGTTGTTGTcttgaaataaatatattattagcaaagcaatttcaatttattgtGCCAAATTGAAGATTTTTGATTAACGCGAATTTCGTTTGAAGAACGTTGGaactttttatatatttagcAATATGTAAGATAATCCTAATCGCTTGACAACTCACCATTCTCCATGCTGCGACGTCGGACTTTTCGGCGACGACGCGACGGACTCGAGGAGCCCTCGCGCGAACCGGACACATCGCCAGACGTATCCATCGCACCGCCGGTGGCCAGTCGAGCCCGCTTCGTTTGCTCCAGTGTGTAGGCACCGCTCAGCTTACCGCCGCGATGATGGCCGGAGGACTCTGGCTTGGGAGCTGCTCCGCCGCCAGTGCGATTGTCCGACAGGCCCTTGATCTGCAGCGATTCGGCGGCCTTGAGCAGAGCGGCCAGCTGATCCTGCGAGATATTGACCTCGCCGCGGTACATGTAGTCCATCATGGCGCGCAGCTCTTGGTACTTGACATCCTTGAGTATAAAGATGGGATGTTTGTCGTACTGTTCTTGTAGTAAGGTCTGCGAAAAGTGTATTTTGAGTGTTAAAAGAGTTTTCCGAAACTATTAATTTGGCAACACTTACAGCAAAGTAGGGACTGCATGCTGACAGCACCACCTTGTGGGCCTTGAGAAATTTGCCCTCGGCGGCTAGCGTGCAATCGACTAGAGTCTCGTTCTCCAGCAACGTGTCGAACACGCTGATCAGTGTGCTCTGGTGGTTGTTCCACCGCAAACAAAACTGCTGATCGTCATCCATTTTGGTTTCTTGGGTGGTTGGATGGGGTTGTTGGAAATGGATCCTGGGGGTTTGGGCCCACGACCTTGGGGCCGAACGTCGAGCGCTCTCTCTGACTTGCTGTTTTTTTCGCCACTCGTTCTTTGATTAATATTTGGCCAAACTTAGGTTtctaaacaaaataaacagcTTTCGCCTTTGGTTCttttttcagttttgtttAGTGTGTCAGCAGTTATGCTACAAAGAGAAAGAAgacagaaaacaaaattagTAACGCAAAAAAACTCGCAATGCGGCCCAAGGTCAAGTTCATGTTTAATTTCAGCGCAGCAATAACAATATCTTTCATCTCTTTTGCGCGCTTGAAATTTCAGCTAGATTATTATTGTTGCTTAGCCTTTGCA
This genomic interval from Drosophila mauritiana strain mau12 chromosome 2R, ASM438214v1, whole genome shotgun sequence contains the following:
- the LOC117137748 gene encoding longitudinals lacking protein, isoforms H/M/V isoform X7 — protein: MDDDQQFCLRWNNHQSTLISVFDTLLENETLVDCTLAAEGKFLKAHKVVLSACSPYFATLLQEQYDKHPIFILKDVKYQELRAMMDYMYRGEVNISQDQLAALLKAAESLQIKGLSDNRTGGGAAPKPESSGHHRGGKLSGAYTLEQTKRARLATGGAMDTSGDVSGSREGSSSPSRRRRKVRRRSMENDAHDNSNSSVLQAAASNQSILQQTGAGLAVSALVTTQLSSGPAAGTSSQASSTQQQQPLTSTNVTKKTESAKLTSSTAAPASGASASAAAVQQAHLHQHQQQAQTTSDAINTENVQAQSQGGAQGVQGDDEDIDEGSAVGGPNSASGPNSASASASAVHAGVVVKQLASVVDKSSSNHKHKIKDNSVSSVGSEMVIEPKAEYDDDAHDENVEDLTLDEEDMTMEELDQTAGTSQGGEGSSQTYATWQHDRSQDELGLMAQDAQQRDPQGLQLIDDSSSSQQNHLNGSKLELMDGSSDDYHQGSGSLHHFHAPQFDHFQGLLAGGNSVGAGAGSGGQEESFTCPQCYRTYRRHGTLRRHLRQECGKGKSMVCSVCGHRTKRADHLRQHVRKKHPEIAMRSLFKRQQRAAAAAASAGDGEDQKPETEIVDLVDMLDDGSVAAADEDHQHAYLVEDDDEDELPQHQQSHITTEESTSNYYRQQLRQQALLQQALHQVAAAAAVVASGNSTTSTELLNGEGL
- the LOC117137748 gene encoding longitudinals lacking protein, isoforms H/M/V isoform X5 yields the protein MDDDQQFCLRWNNHQSTLISVFDTLLENETLVDCTLAAEGKFLKAHKVVLSACSPYFATLLQEQYDKHPIFILKDVKYQELRAMMDYMYRGEVNISQDQLAALLKAAESLQIKGLSDNRTGGGAAPKPESSGHHRGGKLSGAYTLEQTKRARLATGGAMDTSGDVSGSREGSSSPSRRRRKVRRRSMENDAHDNSNSSVLQAAASNQSILQQTGAGLAVSALVTTQLSSGPAAGTSSQASSTQQQQPLTSTNVTKKTESAKLTSSTAAPASGASASAAAVQQAHLHQHQQQAQTTSDAINTENVQAQSQGGAQGVQGDDEDIDEGSAVGGPNSASGPNSASASASAVHAGVVVKQLASVVDKSSSNHKHKIKDNSVSSVGSEMVIEPKAEYDDDAHDENVEDLTLDEEDMTMEELDQTAGTSQGGEGSSQTYATWQHDRSQDELGLMAQDAQQRDPQDLKYDYKHSVFGSDDADQDQYKERFHCAVCNKSYLRKRHLQRHMRDECIGIPPRFNCEFCSSRFRRKYHMVRHLVSKHGIPPAIAQMTTGSGSRSSIGGSLDLKSGGGLAGLQQMGGGGGGGGGSTGDCGASVGSAGSHNGCESPIPENLSLRKENYENENLSGSRCTSPLPPHIMPIPTYGLTGAITAISAAAAVVEEQAAAAAAAAAIAEAQAKNNNESGGGRSDADDDDETLAAQAEAVAALGIKPEPVTPSKVQHLMNEEWNMKLGLQIISNSLLKERLMNTMPFAYNNN
- the LOC117137748 gene encoding longitudinals lacking protein, isoforms H/M/V isoform X10, with the translated sequence MDDDQQFCLRWNNHQSTLISVFDTLLENETLVDCTLAAEGKFLKAHKVVLSACSPYFATLLQEQYDKHPIFILKDVKYQELRAMMDYMYRGEVNISQDQLAALLKAAESLQIKGLSDNRTGGGAAPKPESSGHHRGGKLSGAYTLEQTKRARLATGGAMDTSGDVSGSREGSSSPSRRRRKVRRRSMENDAHDNSNSSVLQAAASNQSILQQTGAGLAVSALVTTQLSSGPAAGTSSQASSTQQQQPLTSTNVTKKTESAKLTSSTAAPASGASASAAAVQQAHLHQHQQQAQTTSDAINTENVQAQSQGGAQGVQGDDEDIDEGSAVGGPNSASGPNSASASASAVHAGVVVKQLASVVDKSSSNHKHKIKDNSVSSVGSEMVIEPKAEYDDDAHDENVEDLTLDEEDMTMEELDQTAGTSQGGEGSSQTYATWQHDRSQDELGLMAQDAQQRDPQDLRTLYCNYATAVIAAASAASKKPAEHQTAASTANHQNLNHQNLLQQHHSNSSSNSNCGAAAEICEPEVTIRRMFKCGNSGQAEAIVNHLQVTGQQHQQLHCNVSNCSGCHMSAAAASFQLANLLNSGIRTSSTSKPQRNHISASGNTSSSSNANTNNSSGNSSSSLAAKKTSVQFHCEFCNFSCSWRYDLKLHLRQKHGIHQLKKV